In one window of Lampris incognitus isolate fLamInc1 chromosome 3, fLamInc1.hap2, whole genome shotgun sequence DNA:
- the prkcq gene encoding protein kinase C theta type isoform X2, which translates to MSPFLRIGFSNFEMDPGLAYHEEVLNPYCAVYMKESIDTDKGPVYKQKKPTMYPPWTTTFDAHIHRGRVMHVMVKDRTAELKSEATVVLDTLASRCKKENGRLEIWLELKPQGRVLMEARYYLEKSDATGQSEGDAEEDKEREGVFALHQRRGAIKQAKVHVVKCHEFSATFFPQPTFCSVCKEFVWGLNKQGYQCRQCNAAIHKKCIDKVIAKCTGSAVNSRETMIHKERFKIDMPHRFKVYNYKSPTFCEHCGTLLWGLAKQGLKCEECSMNIHHKCQKKVANLCGVNQKLMAEALALIESKQQARGSQDNEIIGREGPVGIGQGGVIRIPSGLVTALPTTTTPARRELQGIPWDAPPNVSRTEAMVEEREEEPLYAVPRKEHHHKFNLDNFTLHKMLGKGSFGKVFLAELKSTGQFFAVKALKKDVVLMDDDVECTLVERRVLSLAWEHPFLTHLYCTFQTKENLFFVMEYLNGGDLMFHIQMCKKFDVPRSMFYAAEIICGLQFLHSKGIVYRDLKLDNVLLDSEGHIKIADFGMCKENMQDDARTSTFCGTPDYIAPEILLGQKYNHSVDWWSFGVLLYEMLIGQSPFRGRDEEELFQSIRTDDPCYPRWLPKDAKDILVKLFVREPEQRLGLQGDIRTHSFFSGTDWAALEQRQVVPPFRPTVKSPSDCSNFDKEFIDEKPRLSCADRALINSVDQNMFRNFSFVNPAIGRIKGP; encoded by the exons ATGTCTCCCTTCCTGCGCATCGGCTTCTCAAACTTTGAGATGGACCCGGGCCTGGCCTACCACGAAGAGGTTCTCAACCCGTACTGTGCCGTCTACATGAAGGAGTCCATCGACACCG acaAGGGTCCAGTGTACAAGCAGAAGAAGCCCACCATGTACCCCCCCTGGACCACCACATTTGATGCTCATATCCACCGGGGACGCGTCATGCACGTGATGGTGAAGGACCGCACGGCGGAGctcaagtctgaggccacggtgGTCCTGGACACCCTGGCATCCCGCTGCAAGAAAGAGAACGGCAGGCTGGAGATCTGG CTGGAGCTGAAGCCACAGGGCCGCGTGCTAATGGAGGCCAGATACTATCTGGAGAAGAGCG ATGCCACAGGCCAGAGCGAGGGCGACGCGGAGGAGGATAAGGAGAGGGAGGGCGTGTTTGCCCTCCACCAGCGACGCGGGGCCATCAAACAGGCTAAAGTGCACGTGGTGAAATGCCACGAGTTCAGCGCCACCTTCTTCCCCCAGCCCACCTTCTGCTCCGTCTGCAAAGAGTTTGTATG GGGCCTTAATAAGCAGGGTTACCAATGCAGAC AGTGCAACGCGGCCATCCACAAGAAATGCATTGACAAAGTCATTGCCAAGTGCACCGGTTCAGCAGTCAACAGCAGAGAGACAATG ATACACAAGGAGCGCTTCAAGATCGACATGCCCCACAGGTTCAAGGTGTACAACTATAAAAGCCCCACCTTCTGCGAACACTGCGGGACCCTGCTGTGGGGGCTGGCCAAGCAGGGGCTCAAATGTGAGG AATGCAGTATGAATATCCATCATAAATGCCAGAAGAAAGTCGCCAACCTCTGCGGGGTGAACCAAAAGCTGATGGCTGAAGCTCTGGCCCTCATCGAGAGCAAACAGCAG GCCAGAGGCTCCCAAGATAATGAGATCATCGGACGAGAGGGGCCGGTGGGCATTGGCCAGGGGGGAGTAATCCGCATACCATCAGGGTTGGTGACAGCTTTACCCACCACAACGACTCCTGCACGCAGAG AGTTGCAGGGTATACCATGGGATGCTCCACCCAATGTGAGCCGGACGGAGGCCATGGTGGAGGAGCGAGAGGAAGAGCCCCTATATGCCGTACCCCGGAAAGAGCATCATCACAAGTTCAACCTCGACAACTTCACGCTGCACAAGATGCTTGGCAAAGGCAGCTTTGGCAAG GTGTTTTTAGCGGAGCTTAAGAGCACAGGACAGTTCTTTGCGGTGAAGGCCCTGAAGAAGGATGTGGTCTTGATGGACGACGATGTGGAGTGCACGTTGGTTGAGAGGAGGGTCCTTTCCTTAGCATGGGAACATCCCTTCCTAACACATCTCTACTGCACCTTTCAGACCAAG GAAAACCTTTTCTTTGTGATGGAGTATCTGAATGGAGGAGACCTCATGTTTCACATCCAGATGTGCAAAAAGTTTGACGTGCCCAGATCCAT GTTTTATGCAGCAGAGATCATTTGTGGGCTCCAGTTCCTTCACTCTAAGGGCATAGTATACAg GGACCTAAAGCTAGACAATGTCCTTTTGGACTCTGAGGGACACATAAAGATAGCGGACTTCGGCATGTGTAAGGAGAACATGCAAGACGACGCGCGGACCTCCACCTTCTGTGGGACCCCAGACTACATCGCTCCTGAG attttGCTGGGTCAGAAGTACAACCACTCGGTGGACTGGTGGTCCTTCGGCGTGCTGCTGTATGAGATGCTAATCGGCCAGTCTCCGTTCCGTGGTCGAGATGAAGAGGAACTGTTCCAGTCCATACGCACAGATGACCCCTGTTACCCCCGCTGGCTCCCCAAGGACGCCAAAGACATTCTGGTCAAG CTGTTTGTGAGGGAGCCTGAGCAGAGGCTAGGGCTGCAGGGCGACATCAGGACTCACAGCTTCTTCAGTGGTACCGACTGGGCCGCGCTGGAGCAACGGCAGGTGGTGCCCCCCTTCAGGCCGACTGTG AAATCGCCAAGCGACtgcagcaactttgacaaggagtTCATCGATGAGAAACCCAGGCTGTCGTGTGCCGACCGGGCCCTCATCAACAGCGTCGACCAGAACATGTTCAGAAACTTCTCTTTCGTCAACCCGGCCATCGGGCGCATCAAAGGACCCTGA
- the prkcq gene encoding protein kinase C theta type isoform X1, which yields MSPFLRIGFSNFEMDPGLAYHEEVLNPYCAVYMKESIDTDKGPVYKQKKPTMYPPWTTTFDAHIHRGRVMHVMVKDRTAELKSEATVVLDTLASRCKKENGRLEIWLELKPQGRVLMEARYYLEKSDATGQSEGDAEEDKEREGVFALHQRRGAIKQAKVHVVKCHEFSATFFPQPTFCSVCKEFVWGLNKQGYQCRQCNAAIHKKCIDKVIAKCTGSAVNSRETMIHKERFKIDMPHRFKVYNYKSPTFCEHCGTLLWGLAKQGLKCEECSMNIHHKCQKKVANLCGVNQKLMAEALALIESKQQVRENARGSQDNEIIGREGPVGIGQGGVIRIPSGLVTALPTTTTPARRELQGIPWDAPPNVSRTEAMVEEREEEPLYAVPRKEHHHKFNLDNFTLHKMLGKGSFGKVFLAELKSTGQFFAVKALKKDVVLMDDDVECTLVERRVLSLAWEHPFLTHLYCTFQTKENLFFVMEYLNGGDLMFHIQMCKKFDVPRSMFYAAEIICGLQFLHSKGIVYRDLKLDNVLLDSEGHIKIADFGMCKENMQDDARTSTFCGTPDYIAPEILLGQKYNHSVDWWSFGVLLYEMLIGQSPFRGRDEEELFQSIRTDDPCYPRWLPKDAKDILVKLFVREPEQRLGLQGDIRTHSFFSGTDWAALEQRQVVPPFRPTVKSPSDCSNFDKEFIDEKPRLSCADRALINSVDQNMFRNFSFVNPAIGRIKGP from the exons ATGTCTCCCTTCCTGCGCATCGGCTTCTCAAACTTTGAGATGGACCCGGGCCTGGCCTACCACGAAGAGGTTCTCAACCCGTACTGTGCCGTCTACATGAAGGAGTCCATCGACACCG acaAGGGTCCAGTGTACAAGCAGAAGAAGCCCACCATGTACCCCCCCTGGACCACCACATTTGATGCTCATATCCACCGGGGACGCGTCATGCACGTGATGGTGAAGGACCGCACGGCGGAGctcaagtctgaggccacggtgGTCCTGGACACCCTGGCATCCCGCTGCAAGAAAGAGAACGGCAGGCTGGAGATCTGG CTGGAGCTGAAGCCACAGGGCCGCGTGCTAATGGAGGCCAGATACTATCTGGAGAAGAGCG ATGCCACAGGCCAGAGCGAGGGCGACGCGGAGGAGGATAAGGAGAGGGAGGGCGTGTTTGCCCTCCACCAGCGACGCGGGGCCATCAAACAGGCTAAAGTGCACGTGGTGAAATGCCACGAGTTCAGCGCCACCTTCTTCCCCCAGCCCACCTTCTGCTCCGTCTGCAAAGAGTTTGTATG GGGCCTTAATAAGCAGGGTTACCAATGCAGAC AGTGCAACGCGGCCATCCACAAGAAATGCATTGACAAAGTCATTGCCAAGTGCACCGGTTCAGCAGTCAACAGCAGAGAGACAATG ATACACAAGGAGCGCTTCAAGATCGACATGCCCCACAGGTTCAAGGTGTACAACTATAAAAGCCCCACCTTCTGCGAACACTGCGGGACCCTGCTGTGGGGGCTGGCCAAGCAGGGGCTCAAATGTGAGG AATGCAGTATGAATATCCATCATAAATGCCAGAAGAAAGTCGCCAACCTCTGCGGGGTGAACCAAAAGCTGATGGCTGAAGCTCTGGCCCTCATCGAGAGCAAACAGCAGGTCAGAGAAAAC GCCAGAGGCTCCCAAGATAATGAGATCATCGGACGAGAGGGGCCGGTGGGCATTGGCCAGGGGGGAGTAATCCGCATACCATCAGGGTTGGTGACAGCTTTACCCACCACAACGACTCCTGCACGCAGAG AGTTGCAGGGTATACCATGGGATGCTCCACCCAATGTGAGCCGGACGGAGGCCATGGTGGAGGAGCGAGAGGAAGAGCCCCTATATGCCGTACCCCGGAAAGAGCATCATCACAAGTTCAACCTCGACAACTTCACGCTGCACAAGATGCTTGGCAAAGGCAGCTTTGGCAAG GTGTTTTTAGCGGAGCTTAAGAGCACAGGACAGTTCTTTGCGGTGAAGGCCCTGAAGAAGGATGTGGTCTTGATGGACGACGATGTGGAGTGCACGTTGGTTGAGAGGAGGGTCCTTTCCTTAGCATGGGAACATCCCTTCCTAACACATCTCTACTGCACCTTTCAGACCAAG GAAAACCTTTTCTTTGTGATGGAGTATCTGAATGGAGGAGACCTCATGTTTCACATCCAGATGTGCAAAAAGTTTGACGTGCCCAGATCCAT GTTTTATGCAGCAGAGATCATTTGTGGGCTCCAGTTCCTTCACTCTAAGGGCATAGTATACAg GGACCTAAAGCTAGACAATGTCCTTTTGGACTCTGAGGGACACATAAAGATAGCGGACTTCGGCATGTGTAAGGAGAACATGCAAGACGACGCGCGGACCTCCACCTTCTGTGGGACCCCAGACTACATCGCTCCTGAG attttGCTGGGTCAGAAGTACAACCACTCGGTGGACTGGTGGTCCTTCGGCGTGCTGCTGTATGAGATGCTAATCGGCCAGTCTCCGTTCCGTGGTCGAGATGAAGAGGAACTGTTCCAGTCCATACGCACAGATGACCCCTGTTACCCCCGCTGGCTCCCCAAGGACGCCAAAGACATTCTGGTCAAG CTGTTTGTGAGGGAGCCTGAGCAGAGGCTAGGGCTGCAGGGCGACATCAGGACTCACAGCTTCTTCAGTGGTACCGACTGGGCCGCGCTGGAGCAACGGCAGGTGGTGCCCCCCTTCAGGCCGACTGTG AAATCGCCAAGCGACtgcagcaactttgacaaggagtTCATCGATGAGAAACCCAGGCTGTCGTGTGCCGACCGGGCCCTCATCAACAGCGTCGACCAGAACATGTTCAGAAACTTCTCTTTCGTCAACCCGGCCATCGGGCGCATCAAAGGACCCTGA